The following are encoded together in the Thunnus thynnus chromosome 15, fThuThy2.1, whole genome shotgun sequence genome:
- the asb4 gene encoding ankyrin repeat and SOCS box protein 4 isoform X1 — MELQRPSIVGMLDSFIITICAFFSNFFYAVWRALVSELGGLAKPHVERGPSLRVVMEELSPRQLAVKQLKQRFLKALQANNTEEVLQILHTNNLDIDTVLEVEDPSMVLASYKQGYWLPGYKLESSWAMAIHVCVMYNAVETALVLLQKGAAVNGMPNGKTPLHVACEVSNSDCVALLLAHGAKISKLSLSGHTPLHYCITRESVNCAKQLILKGAKVNMPGHNNEEDTPLHTAARFGVPELVSLYLAHGAAVDAVNSLQETPLMTAAFWGFDAKEQIYSPDHHLVCRLLLDHKADPNLKEEDYKTALHKAAWNCDHVLMEMLLEAGADTRAMDINGCAPIQYLLKVTGVRPMAIPELCYQLLLNYNAARIYPPQFHKVLQSCHDYPGVVEIMVNSYEHLKPTKKWRTSIPDDCYKRHKEFYDSMFGVCTNTPRSLLHLARCAIRAGLGGFCERGVAQLPLPSTIKKGFGLERTEHIGV; from the exons ATGGAATTACAGAGGCCTTCCATTGTGGGTATGCTTGACTCCTTCATTATCACCATTTGTGCATTCTTTTCCAATTTCTTCTATGCTGTGTGGAGAGCATTAGTGTCTGAACTAGGTGGTTTAGCTAAGCCACATGTGGAACGAGGCCCTTCTCTCAGGGTGGTCATGGAGGAGCTGAGCCCCAGACAACTGGCTGTAAAGCAGCTGAAGCAACGCTTCTTGAAGGCCCTACAGGCCAACAACACTGAAGAGGTCCTCCAGATTCTCCACACCAACAATCTAGACATTGACACTGTGCTGGAGGTGGAGGACCCCAGCATGGTTCTGGCCTCCTACAAACAAG GATATTGGCTGCCAGGCTACAAACTGGAGAGTTCCTGGGCAATGGCTattcatgtatgtgtgatgtaCAATGCTGTGGAGACAGCACTGGTGCTCCTTCAGAAAGGTGCAGCTGTCAACGGTATGCCCAATGGGAAGACACCATTGCATGTGGCCTGTGAGGTCTCGAACAGTGATTGTGTGGCCTTGCTTTTAGCCCATGGGGCAAAGATCAGCAAACTGTCACTGAGCGGACACACACCACTGCACTACTGCATCACCAGAGAGTCAGTGAACTGTGCCAAGCAGCTCATCCTCAAAG GTGCGAAAGTCAACATGCCCGGCCACAACAATGAGGAGGACACACCGTTACACACTGCTGCCAGATTTGGTGTCCCAGAGCTGGTGAGTCTCTATCTGGCCCACGGAGCAGCTGTGGATGCAGTCAATTCGCTCCAGGAGACGCCCCTAATGACTGCGGCCTTCTGGGGTTTTGATGCCAAAGAGCAAATCTACAGCCCAGATCACCATTTGGTCTGTCGCCTCCTGCTGGACCACAAAGCAG ATCCCAACCTCAAAGAAGAAGACTATAAAACAGCTCTTCACAAGGCGGCCTGGAACTGTGATCACGTCCTGATGGAGATGCTGCTTGAGGCTGGAGCAGATACACGAGCCATGGACATCAATGGCTGTGCTCCCATTCAGTATCTCCTCAAGGTGACTGGTGTGAGGCCTATGGCTATACCTGAGCTATGCTATCAGTTGCTGCTCAACTACAATGCAGCACGAATCTACCCACCCCAGTTCCACAAG GTGTTGCAGTCCTGTCATGACTACCCAGGAGTAGTAGAAATCATGGTGAACTCTTACGAACATTTAAAGCCAACAAAGAAGTGGAGAACTTCCATTCCTGATGACTGCTACAAG CGACATAAAGAATTCTATGACTCTATGTTTGGCGTTTGCACCAACACTCCCCGCAGCCTGCTTCACCTTGCCAGATGTGCCATCAGAGCCGGCCTGGGTGGCTTCTGTGAGAGAGGTGTAGCACAGCTGCCTCTGCCATCTACCATTAAGAA AGGCTTTGGTCTGGAGCGTACAGAGCATATTGGGGTGTAA
- the asb4 gene encoding ankyrin repeat and SOCS box protein 4 isoform X2: protein MELQRPSIVGGLAKPHVERGPSLRVVMEELSPRQLAVKQLKQRFLKALQANNTEEVLQILHTNNLDIDTVLEVEDPSMVLASYKQGYWLPGYKLESSWAMAIHVCVMYNAVETALVLLQKGAAVNGMPNGKTPLHVACEVSNSDCVALLLAHGAKISKLSLSGHTPLHYCITRESVNCAKQLILKGAKVNMPGHNNEEDTPLHTAARFGVPELVSLYLAHGAAVDAVNSLQETPLMTAAFWGFDAKEQIYSPDHHLVCRLLLDHKADPNLKEEDYKTALHKAAWNCDHVLMEMLLEAGADTRAMDINGCAPIQYLLKVTGVRPMAIPELCYQLLLNYNAARIYPPQFHKVLQSCHDYPGVVEIMVNSYEHLKPTKKWRTSIPDDCYKRHKEFYDSMFGVCTNTPRSLLHLARCAIRAGLGGFCERGVAQLPLPSTIKKGFGLERTEHIGV, encoded by the exons ATGGAATTACAGAGGCCTTCCATTGTGG GTGGTTTAGCTAAGCCACATGTGGAACGAGGCCCTTCTCTCAGGGTGGTCATGGAGGAGCTGAGCCCCAGACAACTGGCTGTAAAGCAGCTGAAGCAACGCTTCTTGAAGGCCCTACAGGCCAACAACACTGAAGAGGTCCTCCAGATTCTCCACACCAACAATCTAGACATTGACACTGTGCTGGAGGTGGAGGACCCCAGCATGGTTCTGGCCTCCTACAAACAAG GATATTGGCTGCCAGGCTACAAACTGGAGAGTTCCTGGGCAATGGCTattcatgtatgtgtgatgtaCAATGCTGTGGAGACAGCACTGGTGCTCCTTCAGAAAGGTGCAGCTGTCAACGGTATGCCCAATGGGAAGACACCATTGCATGTGGCCTGTGAGGTCTCGAACAGTGATTGTGTGGCCTTGCTTTTAGCCCATGGGGCAAAGATCAGCAAACTGTCACTGAGCGGACACACACCACTGCACTACTGCATCACCAGAGAGTCAGTGAACTGTGCCAAGCAGCTCATCCTCAAAG GTGCGAAAGTCAACATGCCCGGCCACAACAATGAGGAGGACACACCGTTACACACTGCTGCCAGATTTGGTGTCCCAGAGCTGGTGAGTCTCTATCTGGCCCACGGAGCAGCTGTGGATGCAGTCAATTCGCTCCAGGAGACGCCCCTAATGACTGCGGCCTTCTGGGGTTTTGATGCCAAAGAGCAAATCTACAGCCCAGATCACCATTTGGTCTGTCGCCTCCTGCTGGACCACAAAGCAG ATCCCAACCTCAAAGAAGAAGACTATAAAACAGCTCTTCACAAGGCGGCCTGGAACTGTGATCACGTCCTGATGGAGATGCTGCTTGAGGCTGGAGCAGATACACGAGCCATGGACATCAATGGCTGTGCTCCCATTCAGTATCTCCTCAAGGTGACTGGTGTGAGGCCTATGGCTATACCTGAGCTATGCTATCAGTTGCTGCTCAACTACAATGCAGCACGAATCTACCCACCCCAGTTCCACAAG GTGTTGCAGTCCTGTCATGACTACCCAGGAGTAGTAGAAATCATGGTGAACTCTTACGAACATTTAAAGCCAACAAAGAAGTGGAGAACTTCCATTCCTGATGACTGCTACAAG CGACATAAAGAATTCTATGACTCTATGTTTGGCGTTTGCACCAACACTCCCCGCAGCCTGCTTCACCTTGCCAGATGTGCCATCAGAGCCGGCCTGGGTGGCTTCTGTGAGAGAGGTGTAGCACAGCTGCCTCTGCCATCTACCATTAAGAA AGGCTTTGGTCTGGAGCGTACAGAGCATATTGGGGTGTAA